The following are encoded together in the Candidatus Bandiella woodruffii genome:
- the ccmC gene encoding heme ABC transporter permease CcmC gives MLKFFNKHFLKTLVITFGLSSILFAYALYIIFFDSPDDYLQGSLVKILYLHVPSAWLAVAFYFFLGAFSLLFLIFRNPVYDITAKSSAYVSIYLTICTLLTGAIWGKPAWGTWWIWDARLTSMLILFCFELLYFMMRHSFQNELRAAKVSAVLAIFGLLDLPIIKFSVDLWATLHQKSSVLTFNGPKIHASMLFPLSITFLAIFFLAISIIMVIIQSEMVVRKARNASFKGKIF, from the coding sequence ATGCTTAAATTCTTTAATAAACATTTCCTTAAAACACTTGTTATAACATTTGGATTATCCTCTATTTTATTCGCATATGCTTTATATATAATCTTCTTTGATTCTCCAGATGATTATTTGCAGGGAAGTTTAGTTAAAATATTATATTTGCACGTACCCTCTGCATGGCTTGCTGTGGCATTTTATTTCTTTTTAGGGGCATTCTCATTGCTGTTCTTAATCTTCAGAAATCCAGTTTATGATATTACTGCCAAATCCTCTGCGTATGTGAGTATATATCTGACTATATGCACACTTCTAACCGGTGCAATATGGGGTAAACCAGCATGGGGTACTTGGTGGATTTGGGATGCAAGATTGACATCAATGCTTATATTATTTTGCTTCGAACTACTATATTTTATGATGAGGCATTCATTTCAAAATGAACTCAGAGCCGCCAAAGTGTCGGCAGTCCTTGCGATCTTCGGGCTGTTAGACTTGCCCATTATAAAGTTCTCTGTTGATTTGTGGGCAACGTTGCATCAAAAAAGCAGCGTCCTTACATTTAACGGCCCCAAGATACATGCATCTATGCTTTTTCCTTTAAGTATCACATTTCTGGCAATATTTTTTCTTGCTATATCCATAATAATGGTTATCATCCAATCAGAGATGGTTGTCAGGAAGGCAAGAAATGCATCATTTAAGGGAAAAATTTTTTAA
- the ccoP gene encoding cytochrome-c oxidase, cbb3-type subunit III codes for MRKEEKEETKTTGHEWDGIKEYDTPDPFWLRLFFYGSLFFALGYWLLYPAWPVPNSGGILGWSSGGEVDEKLKDLEKVRFKYQEQFNKSSFEEVLKDKKLTKFAMAGGKSAFENNCVVCHGAGGGGNIGYPSLASGAWMWGGEIDDIYTTIKYGIRSNHDDTRDSAMAAFGKDKILTPKQIDSLTKYVMNLNNNSYSDDDANALFQQNCSSCHGADASGLKEFGAPNLRDAIWLYGKDYNTIYDVIYNGRAGVMPYWQGKLSDPTIRQLAIYVNQLSGGSD; via the coding sequence GTGAGAAAAGAGGAAAAAGAAGAAACTAAAACAACTGGCCATGAATGGGATGGTATCAAAGAGTATGACACACCTGACCCTTTCTGGTTGAGGCTATTCTTTTACGGATCTTTGTTTTTTGCACTTGGATACTGGCTTTTATACCCAGCGTGGCCTGTACCCAATAGTGGCGGTATTTTAGGCTGGTCATCTGGTGGAGAAGTTGATGAAAAACTGAAAGACTTAGAAAAGGTACGATTTAAATATCAGGAACAATTTAACAAAAGTAGTTTTGAGGAGGTATTGAAAGACAAGAAGCTAACAAAGTTTGCTATGGCAGGTGGAAAATCTGCATTTGAAAACAACTGTGTAGTTTGCCATGGAGCTGGAGGAGGTGGCAATATTGGCTACCCAAGCCTTGCTTCAGGTGCATGGATGTGGGGTGGGGAAATTGATGATATATACACAACGATCAAGTACGGAATACGTTCCAATCACGACGATACAAGAGATTCTGCAATGGCAGCATTTGGCAAGGATAAAATTTTAACACCAAAACAAATAGACAGCCTAACAAAATATGTTATGAATTTAAACAACAATTCTTATTCCGATGACGATGCAAACGCGCTGTTCCAACAAAACTGCTCTTCGTGCCACGGTGCGGATGCATCAGGTTTAAAGGAATTTGGGGCCCCCAATTTACGTGACGCTATTTGGCTTTACGGTAAAGATTACAACACTATTTATGACGTTATTTACAATGGCAGGGCTGGAGTGATGCCGTACTGGCAAGGGAAATTATCAGATCCAACAATTAGGCAACTTGCAATTTATGTGAACCAATTGAGTGGTGGTAGTGATTAG
- a CDS encoding cbb3-type cytochrome oxidase subunit 3 has product MREILYIKIGTLIFLSFSIVVLLGWLYRPKSKKLYEKLSRIPINKDEAKK; this is encoded by the coding sequence ATGCGTGAAATTCTATACATAAAAATTGGAACACTGATTTTTTTAAGTTTTAGTATAGTGGTTCTTTTGGGTTGGTTATATCGCCCAAAATCAAAGAAACTATATGAGAAACTAAGTAGAATTCCAATTAACAAAGATGAGGCAAAAAAGTGA
- the ccoO gene encoding cytochrome-c oxidase, cbb3-type subunit II, which produces MNGFHSKIEKSIFILLVLTIFVTSIGAIIQIFPLFKKEVEAQETQKLRPYTPLELQGFFIYKREGCYGCHSQQIRRLSDEVERYGHYSLAAESMYDFPFTWGSKRTGPDLARVGEKYSDDWHTEHLFNPRSLVPESIMPSYPFLLTKKLNTSNLKEKMSTLKLIGVPYSDKDIDASEVDIQVQLGINQDAEALADFQKRYSDKVSIRKFNRKTDEITEMDALVAYLQGLGNKIEITSNK; this is translated from the coding sequence ATGAATGGCTTTCATAGCAAAATAGAAAAGAGTATATTCATACTGTTAGTTTTAACGATTTTTGTTACCTCAATAGGGGCGATTATACAAATCTTCCCGTTATTTAAAAAAGAAGTAGAGGCCCAAGAAACCCAGAAGTTAAGACCTTATACCCCCCTTGAGCTTCAGGGGTTTTTCATCTACAAAAGAGAGGGGTGCTATGGCTGTCATAGCCAACAAATCAGACGTTTAAGCGATGAAGTAGAAAGATATGGTCATTATTCCTTGGCAGCTGAAAGTATGTATGACTTTCCATTCACTTGGGGGTCAAAAAGGACGGGGCCAGATTTGGCAAGAGTTGGGGAGAAATACTCGGATGATTGGCATACAGAGCACTTATTCAATCCACGAAGCCTGGTGCCAGAATCGATAATGCCATCGTATCCATTTTTATTGACAAAAAAGCTCAATACAAGCAATCTAAAAGAAAAGATGTCGACTTTAAAGTTGATAGGTGTCCCATATAGTGATAAGGATATAGATGCCAGCGAGGTCGACATACAAGTACAATTGGGAATAAATCAAGATGCAGAAGCACTTGCGGATTTTCAAAAAAGATACAGCGATAAAGTTTCTATTAGAAAATTTAACAGAAAAACGGATGAAATCACCGAGATGGATGCATTAGTGGCGTATTTACAGGGACTTGGTAACAAAATTGAAATAACCAGCAATAAATAA
- the ccoN gene encoding cytochrome-c oxidase, cbb3-type subunit I encodes MSSVDYDYKNLKLFTLASLFWGVVGMGAGVFIAFQLFYPELNFGIEWTTFGRLRPVHTSGVIFAFGGNVLLATSLYVVQRTSQTKIYAPKLVTFIFYAYQLFILLAASGYVMGITQGKEYAEPEWYADILLTIVWVSYLFVFIMTLKNRKEPHIYVANWFFLAFIIVVAVLHLGNNISIPVSITSSESVSYFSGVQSAMIQWWYGHNAVGFWLTAGFIGIMYYFVPKRANRPVYSYRLSILHFWALLFLYIWAGPHHLHYTSLPDWVQTLGMTMSIILWIPSWGGMVNGIMTLSGAWHKLREDPVLRFLIIAVAFYGMSTFEGPVMSIKSVNALSHYTEWTVSHVHSGALGWVALISFGALYHMIPDLWGKKEMYSVKLISIHLWLSTIGIVLYITSMWTAGIAQGLMWRSYDDMGFLQYSFIEVVKALAPFYLIRAIGGLFFWSGTFVMIYNTYMTIYRTKE; translated from the coding sequence ATGAGTTCGGTAGATTATGACTACAAAAACTTAAAGCTTTTTACATTGGCTTCATTGTTTTGGGGGGTTGTTGGAATGGGTGCCGGTGTGTTTATAGCATTCCAGTTATTTTACCCAGAGCTCAATTTTGGTATAGAGTGGACTACGTTTGGAAGGCTGAGGCCAGTTCATACTAGCGGCGTTATTTTTGCATTTGGCGGCAATGTTTTACTTGCTACCTCTCTTTATGTTGTCCAAAGAACAAGTCAAACTAAAATCTATGCTCCAAAATTAGTTACCTTTATTTTTTATGCATATCAACTCTTCATATTGTTAGCCGCTTCTGGCTATGTAATGGGGATTACACAGGGGAAAGAGTACGCAGAGCCTGAATGGTACGCCGATATTCTATTAACAATTGTATGGGTGAGCTATCTGTTTGTTTTTATCATGACATTAAAAAACAGAAAAGAGCCTCATATTTACGTAGCAAATTGGTTTTTTCTAGCATTTATTATAGTTGTTGCAGTACTGCACTTAGGAAATAACATAAGTATTCCCGTCTCAATTACAAGTAGCGAAAGTGTCTCATATTTTTCGGGAGTACAATCAGCTATGATTCAGTGGTGGTACGGTCATAATGCTGTGGGGTTCTGGTTGACTGCTGGATTCATAGGAATTATGTATTACTTCGTTCCCAAAAGAGCAAATAGACCTGTCTACTCATACCGCTTGTCAATATTGCATTTTTGGGCATTGTTATTCTTATACATCTGGGCTGGCCCCCACCATTTACATTATACATCTTTACCAGATTGGGTACAGACTTTAGGAATGACAATGTCTATCATTCTTTGGATACCATCTTGGGGAGGGATGGTGAATGGGATTATGACACTATCAGGTGCCTGGCATAAGTTGCGCGAGGACCCAGTCTTAAGATTTTTGATAATAGCGGTTGCTTTTTATGGAATGAGTACTTTTGAAGGACCGGTGATGTCCATAAAATCTGTAAATGCCCTGAGCCATTACACAGAGTGGACTGTAAGCCACGTGCATTCCGGTGCTTTAGGATGGGTTGCATTGATTAGTTTTGGCGCTCTGTATCATATGATACCAGATTTATGGGGGAAGAAAGAAATGTATTCTGTAAAATTAATCAGCATACACCTATGGCTATCAACAATAGGGATTGTTTTGTATATAACATCCATGTGGACTGCTGGGATTGCCCAAGGATTAATGTGGAGAAGCTATGATGATATGGGCTTTTTGCAATATTCGTTTATTGAGGTAGTCAAAGCTCTGGCACCATTTTACTTGATACGCGCAATAGGTGGTTTATTTTTTTGGTCTGGAACTTTTGTTATGATATACAATACTTATATGACAATATACAGGACGAAGGAGTGA
- the ftsH gene encoding ATP-dependent zinc metalloprotease FtsH, protein MKDFKNNFNSNITKWIGVVFVIIMVYSLIDVVGVTGKKLIFSDFLNKVANKEVKEVNIRGNNIDGIFYSGESFVTLAPKEYSQLVDDLRSNDVKINIMPLESTLGSIVGVLFSWFPVLLLVGVWMYFMKSMQNPGEKAMGFGKSKAKLTQDHGKKITFADVAGVDEAKEELKEVVDFLKNPAKFSKLGGKIPKGCLLIGSPGTGKTLLAKAVAGEAGVPFFTISGSDFVEMFVGVGASRVRDMFVQAKKHAPCIVFIDEIDAVGRHRGAGLGGGNDEREQTLNQLLVEMDGFADNQGIIVVAATNRPDVLDPALLRPGRFDRQITVPIPDVRGREQILQVHIKNVPTAPDVNVSIIARGTPGFSGADLANLINEAALAAARLDRNVVTMEELEHAKDKVMMGAERRSMVMSETEKEITAYHEGGHALIGLSMPESDPIHKATIIPRGRALGMVMQLPEGDRLSYSKQRLETKLAILMGGRVAEEVIFGKEKVTTGASNDIKVATEIARNMVTKWGLSDEIGPIMIGNDKEEVFLGYSAGKESGISDQLAEKVDHEINKLLTHAYSTAQDIVTKNKDKLHNLAKQLIKYETLTGEEIQGLLVGKEINRSSDINKSSDFGTSSIPSSRSDTSGSVVSQDVKYT, encoded by the coding sequence ATGAAAGATTTTAAAAATAACTTCAACAGCAACATAACCAAGTGGATTGGCGTAGTTTTTGTTATTATTATGGTGTATAGCCTAATCGATGTGGTTGGAGTTACAGGTAAAAAGTTAATTTTTTCTGACTTTTTAAATAAAGTTGCTAATAAAGAAGTCAAAGAGGTAAATATACGCGGCAATAACATAGATGGTATATTTTACAGCGGAGAGTCTTTTGTAACCTTAGCACCGAAAGAATACTCTCAGCTGGTAGATGATCTGAGAAGCAATGACGTAAAGATAAACATAATGCCGCTAGAATCCACATTAGGCAGCATAGTGGGCGTGTTGTTTTCTTGGTTTCCAGTACTTCTGTTAGTGGGAGTGTGGATGTACTTTATGAAAAGTATGCAGAACCCTGGAGAAAAAGCTATGGGGTTTGGAAAATCTAAAGCCAAATTAACGCAAGATCACGGCAAAAAAATCACTTTTGCCGATGTGGCAGGGGTTGACGAAGCAAAGGAGGAATTAAAAGAAGTGGTGGATTTCTTGAAAAATCCGGCAAAATTCAGCAAATTAGGAGGTAAAATCCCAAAAGGATGCTTGCTGATTGGTTCTCCAGGCACCGGAAAAACCTTACTTGCAAAGGCGGTTGCTGGCGAAGCTGGAGTTCCATTCTTTACTATTTCTGGCTCAGATTTCGTTGAAATGTTTGTTGGAGTTGGAGCAAGCAGAGTTAGAGATATGTTTGTTCAGGCCAAAAAACATGCTCCTTGCATAGTTTTTATTGATGAAATTGATGCAGTTGGTAGACATAGAGGAGCTGGATTGGGCGGAGGAAATGACGAGCGTGAGCAAACTTTGAACCAATTGTTAGTTGAGATGGATGGATTCGCCGATAATCAGGGGATAATCGTGGTGGCAGCCACAAATAGACCGGACGTGTTAGATCCAGCACTTTTAAGACCAGGTAGGTTTGACAGGCAAATTACAGTACCGATACCAGATGTGAGAGGTAGGGAACAGATTTTGCAAGTTCATATAAAAAATGTTCCAACTGCTCCTGACGTCAATGTCAGTATCATTGCCCGTGGAACACCTGGTTTTTCCGGCGCAGACCTTGCCAATCTAATTAATGAAGCAGCCCTTGCAGCCGCACGTTTAGACAGAAACGTCGTGACGATGGAAGAATTAGAGCACGCGAAAGATAAGGTGATGATGGGAGCAGAAAGAAGATCGATGGTGATGTCAGAAACGGAGAAAGAGATCACTGCGTATCACGAAGGCGGGCATGCTTTAATTGGGCTTTCTATGCCTGAATCTGACCCTATCCATAAAGCCACGATTATACCGCGTGGGAGGGCTTTAGGTATGGTGATGCAATTACCAGAAGGAGATAGGCTGTCTTACAGTAAACAACGGCTTGAGACCAAATTAGCAATTTTAATGGGTGGCAGAGTCGCTGAAGAGGTGATATTTGGTAAGGAAAAAGTTACGACGGGAGCATCCAATGACATTAAAGTCGCAACGGAGATTGCTAGAAATATGGTGACAAAATGGGGTCTGAGTGATGAAATTGGCCCAATTATGATAGGAAACGACAAAGAAGAGGTATTCTTAGGGTACAGCGCAGGTAAAGAAAGTGGAATATCAGATCAACTTGCCGAAAAAGTTGATCATGAAATTAACAAGTTGTTAACACATGCCTATAGTACTGCTCAGGATATTGTCACAAAAAACAAGGATAAGTTGCACAATTTAGCTAAGCAGCTTATAAAGTATGAAACCCTAACAGGGGAGGAAATTCAGGGGCTACTTGTTGGAAAAGAAATTAACAGAAGTTCAGACATTAACAAATCCAGTGATTTTGGCACTTCCTCAATTCCTAGTAGTAGGTCTGATACTTCTGGTTCAGTAGTATCGCAAGATGTAAAGTATACTTGA
- a CDS encoding pyruvate, water dikinase regulatory protein yields MQQPTLNLYMVSDSSGETVIAVSKAATSQFENIEIKEYMWPLVRVKSQINQLIESIKKKPGLVIYTIINKDLRDYLKARCQETNTKCISPIGNIISEISSYCGIAASKKNPEKEIFDDESYFKKIEAINFTVNHDDGQLSQNFNEADILIMGVSRTSKSPTSLYLAQRGYKVANWPVINGIDYNLSQINNPLVVGLTISVDRLIQIRQFRLISKDIKHCNNEYTDALVAKEELKYANKIFRHHNIPVIDVTSKAIEEISAEIINLYFTKKGEHLVRIS; encoded by the coding sequence ATGCAGCAACCAACTTTAAACTTATACATGGTTTCAGACTCTTCTGGAGAGACCGTGATCGCAGTTTCTAAAGCTGCAACATCACAGTTTGAGAACATCGAGATCAAAGAATATATGTGGCCTTTGGTACGCGTAAAATCGCAAATCAATCAACTGATAGAAAGCATTAAGAAAAAACCCGGGTTGGTAATATATACGATAATAAACAAAGATTTAAGAGACTACCTAAAAGCACGTTGTCAAGAAACAAACACCAAGTGTATTTCTCCCATCGGGAATATTATTTCTGAAATATCAAGCTACTGTGGAATTGCAGCATCCAAGAAAAATCCAGAGAAGGAAATTTTTGATGATGAAAGCTATTTTAAAAAAATAGAAGCGATCAACTTCACAGTAAATCACGATGACGGACAACTAAGCCAAAATTTTAATGAGGCAGATATATTGATAATGGGTGTTTCTAGAACATCTAAATCACCCACATCATTGTATTTGGCTCAAAGAGGATATAAAGTGGCAAATTGGCCAGTCATAAATGGTATTGATTACAATCTGTCTCAGATCAATAATCCTTTGGTAGTTGGGCTTACAATTAGTGTAGACAGACTAATCCAGATTAGGCAGTTTAGGCTTATCTCAAAAGATATAAAACATTGTAATAATGAGTATACAGATGCTTTGGTTGCAAAAGAAGAACTGAAGTATGCAAATAAAATTTTTCGGCACCATAACATTCCTGTCATCGATGTAACATCAAAAGCAATAGAAGAAATATCTGCAGAAATTATAAATTTATATTTCACAAAAAAAGGAGAGCATTTGGTGAGAATATCTTAA
- the queF gene encoding NADPH-dependent 7-cyano-7-deazaguanine reductase QueF (Catalyzes the NADPH-dependent reduction of 7-cyano-7-deazaguanine (preQ0) to 7-aminomethyl-7-deazaguanine (preQ1) in queuosine biosynthesis) — MTSYRGTFLGKKSEYTELYDNSLLFPISRTLKRNELGMSANTPVFGHDVWNAYEISWLRSDGRPEVSMAEIIYSAQSEFIIESKSLKLYLNSFNGTVFTSPQHVKDTIQKDMSDKLNTDVQVKLIPLETKVTYMTPPGVSIDDFYSNAVENKKLAAIEGTRVFKEKLFTNLLKSNCPVTMQPDWGTLMLTYSGNKINYASLLNYIISLRGLNEFHEQCIEKIYMDIYHTCKPEYLEVYARYTRRGGVDINPYRCSEKSEAPLNYRVQRQ, encoded by the coding sequence ATGACGTCATATAGAGGTACATTTTTAGGGAAAAAATCAGAATATACAGAATTGTATGATAACAGCTTATTATTCCCTATATCAAGAACGCTTAAAAGAAACGAATTGGGAATGTCAGCCAACACCCCTGTTTTTGGACATGATGTGTGGAATGCGTATGAAATCTCTTGGCTCAGAAGCGATGGAAGGCCTGAGGTTAGTATGGCCGAAATTATCTATTCTGCTCAATCTGAGTTTATAATTGAATCTAAGTCACTCAAATTATACCTAAATTCCTTTAACGGAACTGTTTTCACTTCTCCGCAGCATGTTAAGGACACCATTCAAAAGGATATGTCTGATAAGTTGAACACCGATGTACAAGTGAAACTGATTCCTTTGGAAACAAAAGTAACTTATATGACTCCGCCTGGGGTCAGTATAGATGATTTTTACTCAAACGCAGTGGAGAATAAAAAGCTAGCAGCCATAGAGGGAACCAGAGTGTTTAAAGAAAAGTTATTTACAAACCTGCTAAAATCTAATTGTCCAGTCACAATGCAGCCAGATTGGGGGACATTAATGTTGACTTACTCGGGGAATAAAATAAATTATGCGAGTTTGCTAAATTATATAATTTCCCTAAGAGGTTTAAATGAGTTCCATGAACAATGTATTGAAAAAATATACATGGACATTTATCACACCTGCAAACCTGAGTACTTAGAGGTATACGCAAGATATACGAGAAGAGGCGGGGTTGATATTAATCCTTATAGATGCTCTGAGAAGAGCGAGGCCCCACTAAATTATAGGGTGCAAAGACAATAA
- the queC gene encoding 7-cyano-7-deazaguanine synthase QueC, producing the protein MKKAVVLLSGGLDSSTTLAIVKERGYEPCCISFDYGQKQVVELEAAKKVKALIAPEAQHKIITIDLKTFGNSALTDDIKVPINRTQEEILSGITSTYVPARNTIFLSYSLAYAEVLPADDIFIGANILDYSGYPDCRPAYIEAYNRMANLALARSTQRGGAVIKIHAPLLQLNKAQIIQEGLRLGVDYSLTSSCYNPNIEGVACGQCDACQLRINAFTDIGLRDPIKYTDSYTYLAL; encoded by the coding sequence ATGAAAAAAGCAGTTGTGTTATTAAGTGGAGGCCTTGACTCTTCAACAACATTAGCCATAGTGAAAGAAAGAGGGTATGAACCATGTTGCATAAGTTTTGATTATGGCCAGAAGCAAGTTGTGGAGTTGGAGGCAGCGAAAAAGGTAAAGGCTTTAATTGCGCCAGAAGCACAGCACAAGATCATAACAATAGATTTAAAGACATTTGGAAATTCAGCTCTTACTGACGACATTAAAGTGCCAATCAACAGGACTCAAGAAGAGATATTAAGCGGCATTACCAGCACATATGTGCCCGCTAGGAACACTATATTTCTGTCATATTCTCTTGCTTATGCGGAAGTATTGCCTGCTGACGATATATTTATCGGCGCTAACATATTAGATTACAGTGGTTATCCCGACTGCAGACCGGCATATATAGAAGCTTACAACCGAATGGCTAATTTAGCATTAGCCAGATCTACGCAAAGAGGTGGTGCTGTGATAAAAATCCATGCCCCACTCTTGCAGCTAAACAAGGCGCAGATTATACAAGAGGGCTTGAGATTAGGAGTTGACTACTCACTTACCTCTTCATGTTATAACCCAAATATTGAGGGAGTTGCTTGTGGTCAGTGTGATGCATGCCAGTTAAGGATCAATGCCTTTACAGACATAGGGTTAAGAGACCCTATAAAATATACTGATTCTTATACATACTTGGCACTATGA
- a CDS encoding phosphoglycerate kinase encodes MKEESLKQLKNINLSGRRVLLRCDLNVPFDDNETLLDDTRITSIIPTINYLAQSGAKIVLASHFGRPNGKVDPKLSLRKLIPYLETYYNVSVKFIADIFSQDSVDIIKQLHSTEIALLENLRFHEGEESNDKSFAKQLSKFCDIYVNDAFSCCHRRHASIEAITEFVPSYPGLLVANEMQHLNTALNGNRRPQTLIIGGKKISTKLSVLKNLANKVDNIVIGGAMANNFFKALGLQVGSSFYEENFIQEAKNLYYEYQDKIVLPTDFVGKNSANKLFIKQLADISGDDCVLDIGPNSCEKIHNILKSSKVVVWNGPIGFYEEPQYAVSSLYIARAIAYLTKIDGLISIIGGGDAAAVAKMSGLKSDFSYISTGGGAFLELLEKGNLIGLTHLREKKI; translated from the coding sequence ATGAAGGAAGAGAGCTTAAAACAACTAAAAAACATCAATTTATCAGGCAGAAGAGTTTTGCTAAGATGCGATCTTAATGTACCATTTGATGATAATGAGACGTTGCTTGACGACACAAGAATCACAAGCATTATTCCTACCATTAATTACCTGGCTCAAAGTGGAGCTAAGATAGTGTTGGCAAGCCATTTCGGAAGACCAAATGGTAAAGTTGATCCGAAGCTATCCTTAAGAAAGCTTATTCCCTATCTGGAAACATATTATAATGTTTCGGTAAAGTTTATAGCAGATATCTTCTCGCAAGACAGTGTGGATATTATTAAGCAATTGCATAGCACAGAAATAGCATTGTTGGAAAATTTAAGGTTTCATGAAGGAGAGGAAAGCAATGATAAAAGCTTTGCCAAGCAATTAAGTAAATTTTGCGATATTTATGTAAACGATGCATTTTCCTGTTGCCATAGAAGGCACGCCTCAATTGAGGCTATAACAGAATTCGTTCCATCTTATCCAGGGTTATTGGTGGCAAATGAGATGCAGCACCTAAACACCGCATTAAATGGAAATAGAAGGCCCCAAACTTTAATAATCGGTGGTAAAAAAATATCCACGAAGCTCTCTGTATTAAAAAACCTGGCAAACAAAGTGGACAACATAGTCATCGGTGGAGCGATGGCAAATAACTTTTTTAAGGCCCTTGGATTGCAGGTTGGAAGTTCTTTCTATGAGGAAAACTTTATACAAGAAGCAAAAAATCTTTACTACGAGTACCAAGATAAGATAGTGTTACCAACAGATTTTGTGGGGAAAAATAGCGCCAATAAGCTTTTCATTAAGCAATTGGCAGACATCTCTGGTGATGATTGTGTACTTGATATTGGGCCAAATAGTTGCGAAAAAATACACAATATTCTCAAATCTTCTAAGGTGGTCGTATGGAATGGACCAATAGGGTTTTATGAAGAGCCTCAATATGCTGTCAGCAGCTTATATATTGCGAGAGCAATAGCATATTTGACAAAAATAGATGGTTTAATCAGCATCATTGGCGGGGGAGATGCAGCTGCAGTTGCAAAGATGTCAGGGTTAAAGTCTGATTTCTCCTATATCTCCACGGGAGGAGGAGCGTTTTTGGAGTTGCTTGAAAAAGGAAATTTGATAGGATTAACACATTTAAGAGAGAAAAAGATATGA
- the gap gene encoding type I glyceraldehyde-3-phosphate dehydrogenase: MRKKNVAINGLGRIGKNLFRRYFEEDYENFNLVAVNLGESNIESKIHLLRHDSVHGHFSGVEKIENDQIFVGSKRVKLLTQRNIESINWEQYGVDVVLECTGNFTNRDKSYQHIKQGARKVLVSAPCKEADKTIVMGVNHQDITSDDEIISVGSCTTNCLAPIAKILDSGVGIESGFMTTIHSYTNDQRIIDGGHTDLRRARAAAVSMIPTTTGAAKSIGLVLPSLKGKLDGAAIRVPTPNVSMIDLSFYASKETSSEEINDIVRKEAKLLYKGIVEVVDEQLVSIDFNHTTASAIFDINETRVLNKRFCRIMAWYDNEWAFSCRMLEVANLITGL; encoded by the coding sequence ATGCGCAAAAAAAACGTTGCTATTAACGGACTTGGTAGGATAGGAAAAAATTTATTCAGACGGTATTTTGAGGAGGATTATGAGAACTTTAACTTGGTTGCTGTTAATTTGGGAGAATCTAACATAGAGTCCAAGATCCACCTGCTTCGCCATGACTCTGTGCATGGTCATTTCTCCGGCGTTGAAAAAATTGAGAACGATCAGATTTTTGTAGGAAGTAAGAGGGTTAAATTGTTGACTCAAAGAAATATAGAATCAATCAATTGGGAGCAATACGGTGTGGATGTAGTATTAGAATGTACAGGAAATTTTACTAACAGAGATAAATCTTACCAACACATCAAGCAGGGTGCAAGGAAAGTACTTGTTTCTGCACCCTGTAAAGAAGCTGACAAAACCATTGTTATGGGGGTTAATCATCAGGATATTACGTCTGATGATGAAATAATATCTGTCGGTTCATGTACAACAAATTGTTTGGCACCTATTGCAAAAATCCTTGATAGCGGAGTGGGGATTGAGAGTGGCTTTATGACCACCATCCATTCATACACAAACGACCAAAGAATTATAGATGGGGGACATACAGACTTAAGAAGAGCAAGAGCAGCAGCTGTTTCAATGATTCCAACCACAACTGGCGCTGCAAAGTCTATAGGTTTGGTCCTTCCAAGCTTAAAGGGAAAGCTTGATGGAGCGGCAATCAGAGTCCCTACCCCAAACGTTTCTATGATTGACTTAAGTTTTTACGCAAGCAAAGAAACTTCAAGTGAAGAAATCAATGATATAGTAAGAAAAGAGGCAAAACTGCTTTATAAAGGCATAGTTGAAGTGGTGGATGAACAACTTGTATCCATAGACTTCAATCATACAACTGCCAGTGCGATTTTTGATATAAATGAAACAAGAGTTTTAAACAAAAGATTCTGCAGAATTATGGCTTGGTACGATAATGAATGGGCATTTTCTTGTAGAATGTTGGAAGTTGCAAACTTAATAACAGGACTTTAG